One part of the Streptomyces lydicus genome encodes these proteins:
- a CDS encoding glycoside hydrolase family 13 protein has translation MTPQHNVTPATDWWRDAVIYQVYPRSFADGNGDGMGDLAGIRSRLPYLRDLGVDAVWLSPFYASPQADAGYDVADYRTIDPMFGTLADAEAVIAEAHRLGLRIIVDLVPNHCSDQHEWFRRARAEGPGSTARERFHFRKGRGENGEEPPNDWESLFGGPAWTRLPDGEWYLHLFAPEQPDFNWDHPAVQDEFRSILRFWLDLGVDGFRVDVAHGLVKAPGLPDMGRAEQLKLLGTQTLPFFDQDGVHAIYRSWRAVLDEFDGERIAVAEAWTPTAERTALYVRPDELHQAFNFHYLNTGWDAADLREAIDSSLDAMRPVGAPTTWVLSNHDVVRHTTRLGGGPARARAATLLMLALPGSAYLYQGEELGLPEVTDLPDEVRQDPSFFRDTGQDGLRDGCRVPLPWSGEAPPYGFGTGGSWLPQPADWSALTVDAQTGDPASTLELYRTALGLRRIQPGLGAGDAVEWLDAPDGVLVFRRPGGLVCTVNTTGTPVRLPTPGRLLLASTQLEATAEEFTLPADTTAWWEE, from the coding sequence ATGACTCCACAGCACAACGTCACTCCTGCCACCGACTGGTGGCGCGATGCGGTGATCTACCAGGTCTACCCGCGCAGCTTCGCCGACGGCAACGGCGACGGCATGGGTGACCTGGCGGGCATCCGCAGCCGGCTGCCCTACCTGCGCGACCTGGGCGTGGACGCCGTCTGGCTCAGCCCCTTCTACGCCTCACCGCAGGCCGACGCCGGCTACGACGTCGCCGACTACCGCACCATCGACCCGATGTTCGGCACCCTGGCCGACGCCGAGGCGGTCATCGCCGAGGCGCACCGCCTCGGCCTGCGCATCATCGTCGACCTCGTCCCCAACCACTGCTCCGACCAGCACGAATGGTTCCGCCGGGCGCGGGCCGAGGGCCCCGGTTCCACCGCCCGCGAGCGCTTCCACTTCCGCAAGGGGCGCGGCGAGAACGGCGAGGAGCCGCCCAACGACTGGGAGTCCCTCTTCGGCGGCCCCGCCTGGACCCGGCTCCCCGACGGCGAGTGGTACCTCCACCTCTTCGCCCCCGAGCAGCCCGACTTCAACTGGGACCACCCCGCCGTCCAGGACGAGTTCCGCTCCATCCTGCGCTTCTGGCTGGACCTGGGGGTCGACGGTTTCCGGGTGGACGTCGCGCACGGCCTGGTCAAGGCCCCGGGCCTGCCCGACATGGGGCGGGCCGAGCAGCTCAAGCTCCTCGGCACCCAGACCCTGCCGTTCTTCGACCAGGACGGGGTGCACGCCATCTACCGTTCCTGGCGTGCCGTCCTCGACGAGTTCGACGGGGAGCGGATCGCGGTCGCCGAAGCCTGGACCCCCACCGCCGAACGCACCGCCCTCTATGTCCGCCCCGACGAACTCCACCAGGCGTTCAACTTCCACTACCTGAACACCGGCTGGGACGCGGCGGACCTGAGGGAGGCGATCGACTCCTCGCTGGACGCCATGCGCCCGGTCGGTGCCCCGACCACCTGGGTGCTGTCCAACCACGACGTCGTCCGGCACACCACCCGCCTCGGCGGCGGTCCGGCCCGGGCCCGGGCCGCCACCCTGCTGATGCTGGCGCTGCCCGGCTCGGCGTACCTCTACCAGGGCGAGGAACTGGGCCTGCCCGAGGTCACCGACCTGCCCGACGAGGTCCGCCAGGACCCCTCCTTCTTCCGGGACACCGGTCAGGACGGGCTGCGCGACGGCTGCCGCGTCCCGCTGCCCTGGAGCGGCGAGGCGCCGCCGTACGGCTTCGGGACCGGCGGCAGCTGGCTGCCCCAGCCCGCCGACTGGTCCGCGCTCACCGTCGACGCCCAGACCGGCGACCCCGCCTCCACTCTGGAGCTCTACCGCACCGCACTCGGTCTGCGGCGTATCCAACCGGGCCTCGGTGCCGGCGACGCGGTCGAGTGGCTGGACGCGCCCGACGGCGTGCTGGTCTTCCGCCGCCCCGGTGGTCTCGTCTGCACCGTCAACACCACGGGCACCCCGGTCCGCCTCCCCACCCCGGGCCGGCTGCTGCTCGCGTCGACCCAACTGGAGGCCACAGCGGAGGAGTTCACCCTCCCCGCCGACACCACCGCCTGGTGGGAGGAGTGA